The Desulfosalsimonas propionicica DNA window CCCCCTGGTGATCGAGGCTTACCTGGGCAGCGATGATGAAGACTTTTAAACCAATCGGCAAGGGACCTTATGCTGGAAGTCAAAAACCTGCATGTCTCCTACGGTAACGTACAAGTCCTCCACGGCATTGAGCTTTCCGTGAACCAGGGGGAAATCGTCACGCTGCTGGGAGCCAACGGGGCAGGCAAATCCACCACTTTAAATACCATCTGCGGGCTGGTGCGTCCCACCGCAGGAGAAATCCATTTTGACGGTGAACCCATCCACAAACTGCCCGCATTTAAAATCGTGACCAGAAAAATCACCCAGGCCCCGGAGGGCCGCCGGATATTCGGCACACTCACGGTTCAGGAAAACCTGGATCTCGGGGCATTTACCTCCAAAAACCAGCAGCGGATCAAAAAAAGCCTGGACTGGATACTGGAACTGTTTCCGCGGCTGGCCGAACGCCGGGACCAGCTGGCCGGCACCCTTTCAGGCGGGGAGCAGCAGATGCTGGCCATTGGCCGGGCTTTGATGTCGAATCCAAGGCTGCTTTTGCTTGACGAACCCAGCCTTGGACTGGCCCCGGTTCTGGTTCGCCAGATTTTTCAAACCATCCGCCAGATCAACGAGGCCGGGGTCACAGTGGTGCTGGTGGAGCAAAACGCCCGGGTCGCTCTGAAACTGGCCACCCGGGGCTATGTCATGGAAGTGGGCCATATTGTCATGGCCGATTCCGCCGCAGCCCTGCTGGAAAATCCCGATGTGGTGCAGGCCTATCTGGGCGCCGCAGACCTGTGATCAATCCATTCACCGGGCGATTTTGATGGCTGCGGCCGCAACAACCCCCCAGATCCAGTTGAAAAACAGCACAAATACCGGCGTCAGCGTGCCCAGCGCCATGCCCCCCATGCCCTTTCCCGCATCCGGAAAAATCACCAGCAGCTGAACAATGGTGGGCAGCAGGCTCAGCAGGCTGCCCTTTAACACCAGGTTAGACCGAAACAGGGGAAGAACAAACACCAAGCCCCAGATCCCGCCCCAGACAATGCGGGCGTAAAGCCACTGGGCGCTTAGTGCCGGGGCAATGGCCACCCCGGCGGCTTTTGTGATACCGATATCCCCGAAAAACCACACCACCAGGCTGTTTGCCACAGCCCCGATACAGCCTGCGGTAAAATATATAAACAGATTTTTCATTTTTGCTTCCTTATTGACTGTAGCGATTCTGAATTGATGAAACTTGATGGCGCCGTAAAAAGTCCAATATCTGCGTTACGCGCAATTTCTCAGAATTTCACGTACGGCTAAGTACGCTGCATTCTTCGAAATTGCGCAAGCCTTGATCTTGAACTTTTTATGGCACCATCTGAAATCAGACTTTTTACGAAGGCATCAACACTTAATCACTTAAAACTTAACACTGCCTGTAAAAAAGACTTTTTACAGGCTCATCAAATTTAACGCCGGGACAAATCTGAAATGGGACGCAGACGATTCCGAATATTTCCGGTTTCAACGGCTTCCATGAAATCCTCGGCCAGGTGACGGCCCTGGTCAACGACCTGGCGCCAGCAGTCCATTCGCTTGTCATCCTGTCTGGCAAAAGTGTAGAAATCGTTTCTGTCGGCAATCTTGCCCATGGGCAACCGGGTGACAAAATCCGCAGACGGGGTGATCATCAGGACATTGTCCATGAGGGAAAAATCAGGCCTGCGCCAGAACACCTGCTTGTCGAGCCACCCGGGCACAAGTTTTTCGGCATAATGGGGAAACAAAACGATTCCTTCGCCCCCCGGCTGAAGATCAATATTGAGATGATAGTCCAGAATCCCGCCGTCACGGTACATGCCGGCCGGAGCGCCGGGAATGTTTTTTATGCCCGACATGAGCATGGGAATCGAGCCGGAGGCCATCAGGGCCGCTTTGAGATTGCTTTTGTCCAGGACCACCCGGCGTATGGGAAATCCGTTCATCCTGAAAAAAGGCGGGCGCTGACGGGAATCATAAAACAGGGTCCGCTCGAAAAACAATCCCAGCCCCCTGCGGGATACGGCATTGGCCGCCGCTGCAAGCCCCAGTCCCGGTATCAGGCGGGATTTGCGGTCCGTGCCGGTCATCTTCCGGCACCGCACCGCCAGGATACTGAGCCGGAATGCGGGATTGGACAGAATCTGCTCCGGGCCGTCGCCGCCCAGCAATTCGTCCAGGATGCGTTCGAGTTCCGCATCAATGATTTCCGGCGGGGGGTTGTCCGGATAAGCCTGCTGCATGTAGGCTTTTTCAAACCGTGCTATGGCCGCCACGGGGTCTTTCTGACAGGCGGCGGCAAAGCGCCAGGCCCCGATGGAGGCGCCCACAAGAAAAAGCGGAGCTTTGCGGGCAGCCAGCCAGTTGCCGAATATGGCCCGGTCCAGCCGGTTTAATACCAACCACTTGGGTCCGCCCGCAGCGCCGGCCATGACCTGCACATCTCCGGCAGACAGGCCCAGGCGCCGAATCTTCTCATATGCTTTTTTCCCTGCCCAGAAAGTCAGGGGCTGTTTTGTCATTTTATTTGCTTTCAGTTCGGTCATACATGGTGCAAACCCGGTTCTTACCGCGCTTTTTGGCTTCATCCAGGGCCAGATCCCCCATGCGCATCAGCTCGTTTAAATCCGTGTAAGCATCCTGTCTGGCCGCAACCCCGATGCTGACCGTCAAATCCGGCTTCATGCCAAAGTTCTGCATCCGGATATCGGCCACGGCCCGGCGTAATCGCTCGGCCGCAGCACAGGCCGCTTCCAGGTCCGTGCGGGGAAGAATAACCGCAAACTCCTCGCCGCCCATGCGACCGGCGAGATCATTTTCCCGGATGGTGTTGCGAATCTGATCGGCCACTGCCTTTAACACCAGATCCCCGGTTTCGTGTCCCAGTGCATCATTTACATTCTTGAAATGGTCCACATCAATAATCAAAAGCGAAACCGGCGTGCCATAGCGCCCGGCCTGTGCCACATCACGGTGGGCCTGGCGGAGAAAGGCCCGGCGGTTGGAGATGCCGGTCAAGTCATCCGCGGTTGCCAGTTTATCGAGCTGCCCCTGAAAACGATTGATCACCAGGGCATTGATCACGAGCACCAGAGCCGTAACCATCAGGCTGATCAACAGGTTCCGGTAAAGACGGTATCTCAGCGTCCGTACTGTCGTGTCCGTGTTTTGTCCCGCAGGCGCTTCCTGGCGGCTGTCAAGGCTGATCCGGGCCGAAGAGCCACGCGCCGCACTGTTTTCCAGGCAGGCCTTGCTGGTATAATAACCAGACAGGCAAACCGATAAAAACCCGGCCAAAAGAATCAGGCCGAGGAAACTGTTGAGTCTGGTTTTAATGCTTAAATGCGGCAATTCCTGCTCCGTTGTATTTCATGTAAACAATCCCGCGTAGTATCCACCCGTTATCGCATCCGGCTTCAGACAAGGCCTTTGAGATAGTTTTGCCGCTTTTCCTCCGGAA harbors:
- a CDS encoding GGDEF domain-containing protein, which gives rise to MPHLSIKTRLNSFLGLILLAGFLSVCLSGYYTSKACLENSAARGSSARISLDSRQEAPAGQNTDTTVRTLRYRLYRNLLISLMVTALVLVINALVINRFQGQLDKLATADDLTGISNRRAFLRQAHRDVAQAGRYGTPVSLLIIDVDHFKNVNDALGHETGDLVLKAVADQIRNTIRENDLAGRMGGEEFAVILPRTDLEAACAAAERLRRAVADIRMQNFGMKPDLTVSIGVAARQDAYTDLNELMRMGDLALDEAKKRGKNRVCTMYDRTESK
- a CDS encoding patatin-like phospholipase family protein, which translates into the protein MTKQPLTFWAGKKAYEKIRRLGLSAGDVQVMAGAAGGPKWLVLNRLDRAIFGNWLAARKAPLFLVGASIGAWRFAAACQKDPVAAIARFEKAYMQQAYPDNPPPEIIDAELERILDELLGGDGPEQILSNPAFRLSILAVRCRKMTGTDRKSRLIPGLGLAAAANAVSRRGLGLFFERTLFYDSRQRPPFFRMNGFPIRRVVLDKSNLKAALMASGSIPMLMSGIKNIPGAPAGMYRDGGILDYHLNIDLQPGGEGIVLFPHYAEKLVPGWLDKQVFWRRPDFSLMDNVLMITPSADFVTRLPMGKIADRNDFYTFARQDDKRMDCWRQVVDQGRHLAEDFMEAVETGNIRNRLRPISDLSRR
- a CDS encoding ABC transporter ATP-binding protein, with amino-acid sequence MLEVKNLHVSYGNVQVLHGIELSVNQGEIVTLLGANGAGKSTTLNTICGLVRPTAGEIHFDGEPIHKLPAFKIVTRKITQAPEGRRIFGTLTVQENLDLGAFTSKNQQRIKKSLDWILELFPRLAERRDQLAGTLSGGEQQMLAIGRALMSNPRLLLLDEPSLGLAPVLVRQIFQTIRQINEAGVTVVLVEQNARVALKLATRGYVMEVGHIVMADSAAALLENPDVVQAYLGAADL